The proteins below come from a single Agromyces flavus genomic window:
- a CDS encoding DUF4349 domain-containing protein — translation MTRRRAHHAAAIAAIAALLLSGCSMGQGSSESGGDSGVAPQPDVGVEEPADGGDASGEEFAPEQPVDDDRSVITTGRLAMTVDDPTDAAAQVTDLVDAADGRIESRSETPGTDSQQARATLVVRIPADEFERVLADLRELGEVDSVQLEASDVTQQRQDLDARIEALEASVDRLLALLADADTTADLIAIESELSSRQAELDSLVAQRDYLADQVDYSTLTVELLSEGIAPDAGPDDFWSGLVTGWEALVAFASGLLVVAGVLLPWLAVLLVVAAIIAAVVILATRRRHHPDGGQEAARTDGDRPA, via the coding sequence ATGACCCGCCGACGCGCTCATCATGCCGCGGCCATCGCCGCGATCGCCGCACTCCTCCTCTCCGGCTGCAGCATGGGCCAGGGCAGCTCCGAGAGCGGCGGCGACTCCGGCGTGGCACCTCAGCCCGATGTCGGGGTCGAGGAACCGGCCGACGGCGGCGACGCGAGCGGCGAGGAGTTCGCGCCCGAGCAGCCGGTCGACGACGATCGCAGCGTCATCACGACGGGCCGGCTGGCGATGACGGTCGACGACCCGACGGATGCCGCGGCGCAGGTGACCGACCTCGTCGACGCCGCGGACGGTCGTATCGAGAGCCGCAGCGAGACGCCCGGAACCGACAGCCAGCAGGCGCGCGCCACACTCGTGGTGCGGATCCCCGCGGACGAGTTCGAGCGCGTGCTCGCGGACCTCCGCGAACTCGGCGAGGTGGATTCGGTGCAGCTCGAGGCGTCCGACGTGACGCAGCAGCGACAGGACCTGGACGCCCGCATCGAAGCGCTCGAGGCCTCCGTCGACCGACTGCTCGCATTGCTCGCCGATGCCGACACCACGGCCGACCTCATCGCGATCGAATCCGAGCTCTCGTCGCGGCAGGCCGAGCTCGACAGCCTCGTCGCGCAGCGCGACTACCTCGCAGACCAGGTCGACTACTCGACGCTCACGGTCGAGCTGCTGTCGGAGGGCATCGCCCCCGACGCCGGACCCGACGACTTCTGGAGCGGACTCGTGACGGGGTGGGAGGCGCTCGTCGCCTTCGCCTCCGGGCTGCTCGTGGTCGCGGGCGTGCTCCTGCCCTGGCTCGCCGTGCTCCTCGTCGTCGCGGCGATCATCGCCGCCGTCGTGATCCTCGCGACCCGCCGCCGCCACCATCCCGACGGCGGCCAGGAGGCGGCCCGGACCGACGGCGATCGCCCGGCGTAG
- a CDS encoding aldo/keto reductase, protein MAHPPLAPMIPLADGRAIPQVGYGMYKVPRTDATRLARTAIELGYRHLDTAALYGNEAEAGAAVRECGLPRDEVFVTSKVWNDDHGYDRTLRAFDAAMRAFGLDRLDLYLIHWPVPSRDRYVDTWRALVRLREEGRVSSIGVSNFHAHHLERIIDATGVAPVVNQVELHPWLPQHELRAEHERLGIRTEAWSPLARGRLLGDPVLEPIAAKHGRSVAQIVLAWHVRQGTIVIPKASSPERIAENLDVFSFDLDDADVAVIATLESGVRTGRDPDHD, encoded by the coding sequence ATGGCACATCCCCCACTGGCTCCCATGATCCCGCTCGCCGACGGCCGCGCCATCCCGCAGGTGGGATACGGCATGTACAAGGTGCCCCGCACCGACGCCACCCGGCTCGCGCGCACCGCGATCGAGCTCGGGTACCGCCACCTGGACACCGCGGCGCTGTACGGCAACGAGGCCGAGGCCGGTGCGGCGGTGCGCGAGTGCGGGCTGCCGCGCGATGAGGTCTTCGTCACGAGCAAGGTCTGGAACGACGACCACGGGTACGACCGGACGCTCCGCGCGTTCGACGCGGCGATGCGGGCCTTCGGCCTCGACCGGCTCGATCTCTACCTCATCCACTGGCCCGTGCCGTCGCGCGACCGCTACGTCGACACGTGGCGCGCGCTCGTGCGCCTCCGCGAGGAGGGGCGGGTGAGCTCGATCGGCGTCTCGAACTTCCACGCGCACCACCTCGAGCGCATCATCGACGCGACCGGTGTCGCGCCTGTGGTCAACCAGGTCGAGCTGCACCCGTGGTTGCCGCAGCACGAGCTGCGCGCCGAGCACGAGCGCCTCGGCATCCGCACCGAGGCGTGGTCGCCGCTCGCCCGCGGGCGCCTGCTCGGCGATCCGGTGCTCGAGCCGATCGCCGCGAAGCACGGGCGATCGGTCGCCCAGATCGTTCTGGCGTGGCATGTGCGGCAGGGCACGATCGTGATCCCCAAGGCATCGAGCCCCGAACGCATCGCCGAGAACCTCGACGTGTTCTCGTTCGACCTCGACGACGCGGATGTCGCGGTGATCGCGACGCTCGAGAGCGGCGTCCGCACCGGGCGCGACCCCGACCACGACTGA
- a CDS encoding MFS transporter gives MGSYTELLKTSGVARIIAAQLTARFPSGMLSLAFLLHVEQQTGSYGAAGLVLAATSIGQAIAGPLTSRLMGRLGMRPVLTATLVVCASSVIAIGVLPLTVPLYMAVGLLCGLATPPVQPAVRTIYPKMVNSRQLTPLFSLDASAQEIIWVVGPVVTTFVSTQIGTVWGILLAAVMMIGGTTWFIASPELGRVRIPRSKRRFGTVLARPAVLLATVVGFLLIGACAAVEAGVVAAFGHDGAEAGIVLAIFSIGSLAGGLTLGHVPISPWSTARRMLIVFVGVSLAAFAMEFWWLAVTLFIAGIGIAPALAVLFSIVSVSVKFSDTAEAYGWVGTGQLIGAALGSAAAGFLIDGYEAVGAFWAASVLAFLGVVVPALARRWHPDLRGRDASPIPDTEPVPVTPS, from the coding sequence GTGGGAAGCTACACCGAACTGCTCAAGACCTCGGGCGTCGCTCGCATCATCGCCGCCCAGCTCACGGCACGGTTCCCGTCGGGCATGCTCTCGCTGGCGTTCCTGCTGCACGTCGAACAGCAGACCGGTTCGTACGGCGCGGCCGGACTCGTGCTCGCCGCGACCTCGATCGGGCAGGCGATCGCCGGCCCGCTCACCAGCCGCCTCATGGGCCGGCTCGGCATGCGCCCCGTACTCACCGCGACGCTCGTCGTGTGCGCGAGCTCGGTCATCGCGATCGGCGTGCTGCCGCTCACCGTGCCGCTCTACATGGCGGTCGGCCTGCTGTGCGGGCTCGCGACCCCGCCCGTGCAGCCCGCGGTGCGGACCATCTACCCCAAGATGGTCAACTCGCGCCAGCTCACGCCGCTGTTCTCCCTCGATGCCTCCGCGCAGGAGATCATCTGGGTCGTCGGACCGGTGGTCACGACGTTCGTCTCGACGCAGATCGGCACGGTCTGGGGCATCCTGCTCGCCGCCGTGATGATGATCGGCGGCACGACCTGGTTCATCGCGTCGCCCGAGCTCGGGCGCGTCCGCATCCCGCGGTCCAAGCGGAGGTTCGGCACGGTGCTCGCACGACCCGCGGTGCTCCTCGCGACGGTCGTCGGCTTCCTCCTCATCGGCGCGTGCGCCGCGGTCGAGGCCGGGGTCGTCGCGGCGTTCGGGCACGACGGCGCCGAAGCCGGCATCGTGCTCGCGATCTTCTCGATCGGAAGCCTCGCGGGCGGACTCACGCTCGGGCACGTCCCGATCAGCCCCTGGTCAACCGCACGTCGCATGCTCATCGTGTTCGTGGGCGTCTCGCTCGCGGCGTTCGCGATGGAGTTCTGGTGGCTCGCCGTCACGCTCTTCATCGCCGGCATCGGCATCGCACCGGCACTCGCCGTGCTCTTCTCGATCGTCTCGGTGAGCGTCAAGTTCTCGGACACGGCCGAGGCGTACGGCTGGGTCGGCACGGGGCAGCTCATCGGCGCGGCACTCGGCTCGGCGGCGGCCGGCTTCCTCATCGACGGGTACGAGGCGGTCGGCGCGTTCTGGGCCGCCTCGGTGCTCGCATTCCTCGGCGTCGTCGTGCCGGCGCTCGCGCGGCGCTGGCATCCCGACCTCCGCGGGCGCGACGCGAGCCCCATCCCCGACACCGAGCCGGTCCCGGTCACTCCCAGCTGA
- a CDS encoding ABC transporter substrate-binding protein: MRTRLVAVPAAFAAAALLLTGCVDNSSTGGTGSTSAPEASIAADDAAVALLPDDVAESGTLIVGIDPTYPPNEFKDADGNPTGWGAELAEAVAAKLGLEAEFQVAKFDNIIPSIKGGKADIGVSSFTDTVEREEQVDFVNYYEAGIMWASAKGNEVDPDNACGLKVAVQATTYEDTDEVPAKSDACVAAGKDPIEKVPFDTQDAATNAVALGQADALSADSPVTLYAIQQTGDKLQAAGESFDVAPYGIAVGKDRGLTEAIQAAMQSLVDDGTYGDILEEWGVADGGIDEITINAAGQG, translated from the coding sequence ATGCGCACTCGACTCGTCGCCGTTCCCGCCGCGTTCGCGGCCGCGGCCCTGCTGCTGACCGGCTGCGTCGACAACTCGTCGACCGGCGGCACCGGCTCCACTTCTGCACCCGAGGCCTCCATCGCCGCCGACGACGCGGCCGTCGCGCTCCTGCCCGACGACGTCGCCGAGTCCGGCACGCTCATCGTCGGCATCGACCCGACGTACCCGCCGAACGAGTTCAAGGACGCCGACGGCAACCCCACCGGCTGGGGCGCCGAGCTCGCCGAGGCCGTCGCCGCCAAGCTCGGCCTCGAGGCCGAGTTCCAGGTCGCGAAGTTCGACAACATCATCCCGAGCATCAAGGGCGGCAAGGCCGACATCGGCGTCTCGTCGTTCACCGACACGGTCGAGCGCGAGGAGCAGGTCGACTTCGTCAACTACTACGAGGCCGGCATCATGTGGGCCTCGGCCAAGGGCAACGAGGTCGACCCCGACAACGCGTGCGGCCTCAAGGTCGCCGTCCAGGCCACGACCTACGAGGACACCGACGAGGTCCCCGCCAAGTCCGACGCGTGCGTCGCCGCCGGCAAGGACCCGATCGAGAAGGTGCCGTTCGACACGCAGGACGCCGCGACCAACGCCGTGGCGCTCGGCCAGGCCGACGCGCTCAGCGCCGACTCGCCCGTGACCCTGTACGCGATCCAGCAGACCGGCGACAAGCTGCAGGCCGCCGGCGAGTCGTTCGACGTCGCGCCCTACGGCATCGCCGTCGGCAAGGACCGCGGCCTGACCGAGGCGATCCAGGCGGCGATGCAGTCGCTCGTCGACGACGGCACCTACGGCGACATCCTCGAGGAGTGGGGCGTCGCCGACGGCGGCATCGACGAGATCACGATCAACGCGGCCGGGCAGGGCTGA
- a CDS encoding amino acid ABC transporter permease, with the protein MSATGSGRPASGDTRAPAGAAAGRAPIKAVKLRHPWRNVFAVVLVLLFALFVIDAAQRPAYDWPVVGQYLFDRRVSAAALVTLELTVLSMIIAIILGVVLAVMRLSPNPVVKSVAWFYLWIFRGTPVYVQLVFWGLIAIIYQTIDIGLPFTEPWASFETKEVLGPFWLAVIGLALNEAAYMAEIVRAGLLSVDKGQDEAATALGMGWFQTMRRVILPQAMRVIIPPTGNEVISMLKTTSLVTAVPFTLELYTRTRDISAETFNPIPLLIVASIWYLFFTSVLMVGQYFLEKRFARGIGARPNTVAGTVPTGVVPAVAGDESSPELPPIADKHGGDAR; encoded by the coding sequence ATGTCCGCAACCGGATCGGGCCGGCCGGCGAGCGGGGACACCCGCGCGCCGGCCGGCGCCGCCGCCGGGCGCGCGCCGATCAAGGCGGTCAAGCTGCGGCACCCCTGGCGGAACGTCTTCGCCGTGGTGCTCGTGCTGCTCTTCGCGCTGTTCGTCATCGACGCCGCGCAGCGCCCCGCGTACGACTGGCCCGTCGTCGGCCAATACCTCTTCGACCGTCGCGTCTCGGCAGCGGCCCTCGTCACCCTCGAACTGACCGTGCTGTCGATGATCATCGCGATCATCCTCGGCGTCGTGCTCGCGGTGATGCGGCTCTCGCCGAACCCGGTCGTGAAGTCGGTGGCGTGGTTCTACCTCTGGATCTTCCGCGGGACCCCGGTGTACGTGCAGCTCGTGTTCTGGGGCCTCATCGCGATCATCTACCAGACGATCGACATCGGCCTCCCGTTCACCGAGCCGTGGGCGTCCTTCGAGACCAAGGAGGTGCTCGGCCCGTTCTGGCTCGCGGTCATCGGGCTCGCGCTCAACGAGGCCGCGTACATGGCCGAGATCGTGCGCGCCGGCCTCCTGTCGGTCGACAAGGGCCAGGACGAGGCCGCGACGGCGCTCGGCATGGGCTGGTTCCAGACCATGCGCCGCGTCATCCTGCCGCAGGCGATGCGGGTGATCATCCCGCCGACCGGCAACGAGGTCATCTCGATGCTGAAGACCACGTCGCTCGTGACGGCGGTGCCGTTCACGCTCGAGCTCTACACGCGTACGCGCGACATCTCGGCCGAGACGTTCAACCCGATCCCGCTGCTCATCGTGGCGTCGATCTGGTACCTCTTCTTCACGTCCGTGCTCATGGTCGGCCAGTACTTCCTCGAGAAGCGGTTCGCGCGCGGCATCGGCGCGCGCCCGAACACGGTCGCGGGCACGGTGCCGACCGGCGTGGTGCCCGCGGTCGCGGGCGACGAGTCGTCGCCGGAGCTGCCGCCCATCGCAGACAAGCACGGAGGTGACGCGCGATGA
- a CDS encoding amino acid ABC transporter ATP-binding protein, translated as MSDVHESGTSAATGSTGTTPMVLAEGVSKSYGSHEVLKDITLEVKRGEVLCLVGPSGSGKSTFLRCINHLENVSAGRLSVDGHLVGYREAGGKLYELNPKEAAKQRRDIGMVFQRFNLFPHMTAIENVMEAPVTVKGVPKAKAKARALELLARVGLAERADYYPAHLSGGQQQRVAIARALAMDPKLMLFDEPTSALDPELVGEVLDVMKGLAKSGMTMIVVTHEMGFAREVADTLVFMDEGIVMESGDPREVLANPRHERTQAFLSKVL; from the coding sequence ATGAGCGACGTCCACGAGAGCGGCACGTCCGCGGCCACCGGAAGCACCGGCACGACGCCCATGGTGCTCGCCGAGGGCGTCTCGAAGAGCTACGGCTCGCACGAGGTGCTCAAGGACATCACGCTCGAGGTCAAGCGAGGCGAGGTGCTCTGCCTCGTCGGGCCGAGCGGGTCGGGCAAGTCGACGTTCCTCCGCTGCATCAACCACCTCGAGAACGTCTCGGCCGGACGGCTGTCGGTCGACGGCCACCTGGTCGGCTATCGCGAGGCGGGCGGCAAGCTCTACGAGCTCAACCCGAAGGAGGCCGCGAAGCAGCGACGCGACATCGGCATGGTCTTCCAGCGGTTCAACCTGTTCCCGCACATGACGGCGATCGAGAACGTCATGGAGGCACCGGTCACCGTCAAGGGCGTGCCCAAGGCGAAGGCGAAGGCGCGCGCGCTCGAACTGCTCGCCCGCGTCGGCCTCGCCGAGCGCGCCGACTACTATCCGGCGCACCTGTCGGGCGGGCAGCAGCAGCGCGTCGCGATCGCGCGAGCGCTCGCGATGGACCCGAAGCTCATGCTGTTCGACGAGCCGACGTCCGCGCTCGACCCCGAGCTGGTCGGCGAGGTGCTCGACGTCATGAAGGGCCTCGCGAAGAGCGGCATGACCATGATCGTCGTGACGCACGAGATGGGCTTCGCCCGCGAGGTGGCCGACACGCTCGTGTTCATGGACGAGGGCATCGTGATGGAGTCGGGCGATCCGCGCGAGGTGCTCGCGAACCCGCGGCACGAGCGCACGCAGGCGTTCCTATCGAAGGTGCTGTGA
- a CDS encoding ArsR/SmtB family transcription factor: protein MHAFDVLGDPVRRRILDLLADGERPAGAVVDVVASEFGITQPAVSRQLRILREHGFASVRADGARRIYALERAGVDEAAAELDRYRRFWRQRLDALHTEVARGTRARRKDA, encoded by the coding sequence GTGCACGCGTTCGACGTCCTCGGCGACCCGGTGCGCCGCCGCATCCTCGACCTGCTCGCCGACGGCGAGCGGCCCGCCGGCGCGGTGGTCGACGTCGTGGCGAGCGAGTTCGGCATCACGCAGCCCGCGGTCTCGCGGCAGCTTCGGATCCTGCGCGAGCACGGGTTCGCGAGCGTCCGCGCCGACGGCGCGCGCCGCATCTACGCGCTCGAGCGCGCGGGCGTCGACGAGGCGGCCGCCGAACTCGACCGCTACCGGCGCTTCTGGCGACAGCGGCTCGATGCGCTGCACACCGAGGTCGCGCGCGGCACGCGCGCCCGACGGAAGGACGCATGA
- a CDS encoding SRPBCC domain-containing protein, with protein MSVTGEILPDDPGVVLEFEEVYDTDPDDLWEALTTPERLARWMATYQGEFRLGGHWQAMQRDGGVYCDGEVTSCERPVGFTTTWTVVGEQPTLVTVQLEPEGARTRLRLRHEHVTRLEYGPGWHSHLEGLTRHVADPAAERDRDEWVRRIAELEPSYAERFAALSRPAP; from the coding sequence ATGAGCGTGACCGGCGAGATCCTGCCCGATGACCCGGGTGTCGTGCTCGAATTCGAGGAGGTGTACGACACCGACCCCGACGACCTGTGGGAGGCACTCACGACGCCCGAGCGGCTCGCGCGATGGATGGCGACCTATCAGGGCGAGTTCCGCCTGGGCGGGCACTGGCAGGCGATGCAGCGCGACGGCGGCGTCTACTGCGACGGCGAGGTCACCTCGTGCGAACGGCCCGTCGGGTTCACGACGACCTGGACCGTGGTCGGCGAGCAGCCCACGCTCGTGACCGTGCAGCTCGAACCCGAGGGGGCGCGCACGCGGCTGCGGTTGCGGCACGAGCACGTGACCCGCCTCGAGTACGGGCCGGGATGGCATTCGCACCTCGAGGGACTGACGCGCCACGTCGCCGATCCCGCCGCCGAACGCGACCGCGACGAGTGGGTCCGGCGGATCGCCGAGCTCGAGCCGTCGTACGCCGAGCGGTTCGCGGCGCTCAGTCGGCCAGCGCCTTGA
- the hrpA gene encoding ATP-dependent RNA helicase HrpA has product MPAPIPATITYPAELPVSGRRDDIARAVRDHQVVIVAGATGSGKTTQLPKICLELGRESIAHTQPRRIAARTIAERVAEELDTELGGLVGYQVRFTDRVSESTRIKVMTDGILLNEIHRDRDLRRYDTIIIDEAHERSLNIDFLLGYLTRLLPRRPDLRVIITSATIDPESFARHFADAAGTPAPIIEVSGRTYPVEVRYRPLVAESAGSEADEDDEGAAAEDRDIQRGILDALDELGREAPGDVLVFLSGESEIRDAEAAVRTHATRRGAADVTEVLPLYGRLSSADQHRVFEASKVPGLRRRVVLATNVAETSLTVPGIRYVIDAGTARISRYSARSKVQRLPIEPISQASANQRSGRSGRTSDGIAIRLYSEDDYGKRPEFTDPEILRTNLAAVILQMASLGLGAVEDFPFLTPPDRRGIRDGIELLRELGAIDDSDGTEGPQLTRIGRQLARLPIEPRFARMVLESKTQGVSREVLVIVAGLTIQDPRERPLERREQADAMHARFVDPTSDFLTLLNLWNHLEEQQRELSGNAFRRMCRGEFLNYLRVREWQDLYRQLVRLSKPLGLHVANAAGAPNPDGVHRSLLAGLLSQIGLRDDARTSSGRGGAGGQREAERRGRRPQAEFVGARNARFVVFPGSALAKKPPPALMAAELVETSRLFARTGAAIDPAWAEQLAGPLAKRTYSEPRWERRQGSAVADEKVTLFGVPIVAKRRIQLARVDAALARELFIRHALVEEDWDWSRLDQRVYAFVRRNRELRRELGELEERTRRRDVLAGDEAVVAFYEQRLPADATDARAFERWWRGAHRRSPELLTMTAADLVGDEDVSADRGFPDRWRQGDQTLTLRYRFEPGASDDGVSVLVPLVLLPRLEPSGFDWQVPGLRDELVTAMLRTLPKVLRRQVVPAAEWAAKIGAELPDGPESGEARPPFAEAVAGVIKRLTYAPVSADDFELDRLPPHLRVTFRAVDERGRAVGDDKDLAALQRRLAERAGRAVASTFAGDGGGRPGRRGGRSDGADRAGREGAPGPTHDTTPSRGDARSAAPAFAEQAGLTTWPWDELPAHVDTRQAGNVVRAYPAIVDEGASVALRLVATAEERDRASRRGIRRLLVLATPSPVAYVQEHLSNQEKLALATSAYAGPRALLEDCLAAVVDAELRSRHPDGLVRSRAEFESVRDAVSASVMDRMFETVALVSRILVAAREADRAIAKASSLQLMAALADARAQLEALVPSGFVSATGLEQLRHLPRYLEAIVVRVRRMQDNPGRDRQLTTEFDQARAAYEKAGGTVPIDPEAEPRLVRVRWLLEELRVGLFAQELRTAETVSVKRIVKALAD; this is encoded by the coding sequence ATGCCTGCGCCCATCCCCGCGACGATCACGTACCCGGCCGAGCTGCCGGTCAGCGGTCGACGCGACGACATCGCGCGCGCGGTCCGAGACCACCAGGTCGTCATCGTCGCCGGCGCGACCGGCTCGGGCAAGACGACGCAGCTGCCGAAGATCTGCCTCGAGCTCGGCCGCGAGTCCATCGCGCACACCCAGCCGCGACGCATCGCGGCGCGCACGATCGCCGAGCGCGTGGCCGAGGAGCTCGACACCGAGCTCGGCGGCCTCGTGGGCTACCAGGTGCGATTCACCGATCGCGTGAGCGAGTCCACGCGCATCAAGGTCATGACCGACGGGATCCTCCTCAACGAGATCCACCGCGACCGCGACCTGCGCCGCTACGACACGATCATCATCGACGAGGCCCACGAGCGCAGCCTCAACATCGACTTCCTGCTCGGCTACCTGACGCGCCTGCTCCCCCGCCGGCCCGACCTGCGCGTGATCATCACGAGCGCCACGATCGACCCCGAGAGCTTCGCGAGGCACTTCGCGGACGCCGCCGGCACGCCGGCTCCCATCATCGAGGTCTCGGGCCGCACGTATCCGGTCGAGGTCCGATACCGCCCGCTCGTGGCCGAGTCGGCGGGATCGGAGGCCGACGAGGACGACGAGGGCGCGGCGGCGGAGGACCGCGACATCCAGCGGGGCATCCTCGATGCGCTCGACGAGCTCGGGCGGGAGGCGCCGGGCGACGTGCTGGTGTTCCTCTCCGGCGAGAGCGAGATCCGCGACGCCGAGGCGGCCGTGCGGACGCACGCCACCCGGCGAGGGGCGGCCGACGTGACCGAGGTGCTGCCGCTGTACGGCCGGCTCTCGTCGGCCGACCAGCACCGCGTCTTCGAGGCGTCGAAGGTTCCGGGGCTGCGGCGAAGGGTCGTGCTCGCCACGAACGTGGCCGAGACGAGCCTGACCGTGCCCGGCATCCGGTACGTCATCGACGCGGGCACCGCGCGCATCAGCCGGTACTCGGCGCGCTCGAAGGTCCAGCGGCTCCCGATCGAGCCCATCTCGCAGGCGTCCGCGAACCAGCGCTCGGGGCGCTCCGGCCGCACGAGCGACGGCATCGCCATCCGCCTCTACTCCGAGGACGACTACGGCAAGCGGCCCGAGTTCACGGATCCCGAGATCCTGCGCACGAACCTCGCGGCCGTCATCCTGCAGATGGCCTCGCTCGGACTCGGCGCGGTCGAGGACTTCCCGTTCCTCACGCCGCCCGATCGCCGTGGCATCCGCGACGGCATCGAGCTGCTGCGCGAACTCGGGGCGATCGACGACTCGGATGGCACGGAGGGCCCGCAGCTCACCCGGATCGGGCGGCAGCTGGCCCGCCTGCCGATCGAGCCGCGATTCGCGCGCATGGTCCTCGAGTCGAAGACGCAGGGCGTGAGCCGCGAGGTGCTCGTGATCGTGGCGGGCCTGACCATCCAGGACCCCCGCGAGCGCCCGCTCGAGCGTCGCGAGCAGGCCGACGCGATGCACGCGCGCTTCGTCGATCCGACGAGCGACTTCCTGACGCTGCTGAACCTCTGGAACCACCTCGAGGAGCAGCAGCGCGAGCTGTCGGGCAACGCGTTCCGTCGGATGTGCCGCGGCGAGTTCCTGAACTACCTGCGCGTGCGCGAGTGGCAGGACCTCTACCGGCAGCTCGTCCGCCTCTCGAAGCCGCTGGGCCTCCATGTGGCGAATGCGGCGGGCGCGCCGAACCCCGACGGCGTCCATCGTTCGCTGTTGGCGGGGCTGCTCTCGCAGATCGGGCTGCGCGACGACGCCAGGACCTCGAGCGGTCGCGGCGGCGCGGGCGGGCAGCGCGAGGCCGAGCGTCGCGGTCGCCGCCCGCAGGCCGAGTTCGTCGGCGCACGCAACGCGCGGTTCGTGGTGTTCCCGGGTTCGGCGCTCGCGAAGAAGCCGCCGCCCGCGCTCATGGCGGCCGAGCTCGTCGAGACGAGCCGGCTGTTCGCCCGCACCGGGGCTGCGATCGACCCGGCGTGGGCCGAGCAGCTGGCCGGTCCGCTCGCCAAGCGCACCTACTCCGAACCGCGCTGGGAGCGGCGTCAGGGCTCAGCGGTCGCCGACGAGAAGGTCACCCTGTTCGGCGTGCCGATCGTCGCGAAACGGCGCATCCAGCTCGCCCGTGTCGACGCCGCGCTCGCGCGCGAGCTCTTCATCCGGCACGCCCTGGTCGAGGAGGACTGGGACTGGTCGCGGCTCGACCAGCGCGTCTACGCGTTCGTCCGGAGGAACCGCGAGCTGCGTCGCGAACTCGGCGAGCTCGAGGAGCGCACGCGCCGACGCGACGTGCTCGCCGGCGACGAGGCCGTGGTCGCGTTCTACGAGCAGCGACTGCCGGCGGATGCCACGGACGCGCGCGCGTTCGAGCGCTGGTGGCGCGGCGCGCACCGCCGCTCCCCGGAGCTCCTGACGATGACCGCGGCCGACCTCGTCGGCGACGAGGACGTGAGCGCCGACCGCGGGTTCCCCGACCGGTGGCGCCAGGGCGACCAGACGCTCACGCTCCGCTACCGGTTCGAGCCGGGCGCGTCCGACGACGGGGTGAGCGTGCTGGTGCCGCTCGTGCTGCTCCCCCGCCTCGAGCCGTCGGGCTTCGATTGGCAGGTGCCCGGGCTCCGCGACGAGCTCGTCACCGCGATGCTGCGCACGCTGCCGAAAGTCCTGCGCCGTCAGGTCGTGCCGGCGGCCGAATGGGCCGCGAAGATCGGGGCGGAGCTCCCGGACGGTCCGGAATCCGGTGAGGCCCGTCCGCCCTTCGCCGAGGCGGTCGCGGGCGTGATCAAGCGACTGACGTACGCGCCCGTGTCGGCCGACGACTTCGAGCTCGATCGACTGCCGCCCCACCTGCGCGTGACGTTCCGCGCGGTCGACGAGCGCGGTCGGGCCGTCGGCGATGACAAGGACCTCGCTGCGCTGCAGCGGCGCCTCGCCGAGCGGGCCGGGCGGGCGGTCGCCTCGACGTTCGCCGGCGACGGCGGCGGCCGACCGGGTCGGCGCGGTGGTCGATCGGATGGCGCGGACCGCGCCGGCCGCGAGGGCGCCCCCGGCCCCACTCACGACACCACACCCTCCCGCGGCGACGCGCGCAGTGCGGCGCCGGCCTTCGCCGAGCAGGCCGGCCTCACGACATGGCCGTGGGACGAGCTCCCGGCGCACGTCGACACGCGCCAGGCGGGGAACGTCGTGCGCGCCTATCCCGCGATCGTCGACGAGGGTGCCTCGGTGGCGCTGCGCCTGGTCGCGACCGCCGAGGAACGCGATCGCGCGTCGCGTCGCGGCATCCGTCGCCTGCTCGTGCTCGCCACGCCGTCGCCCGTCGCGTACGTGCAGGAGCACCTGTCGAACCAGGAGAAGCTCGCGCTCGCGACGAGCGCGTACGCCGGGCCGCGCGCCCTGCTCGAGGACTGCCTCGCCGCCGTCGTCGACGCCGAGCTCCGGTCGCGGCATCCCGACGGCCTCGTGCGCAGCCGCGCCGAGTTCGAGTCGGTGCGCGACGCCGTCTCGGCGAGCGTGATGGACCGCATGTTCGAGACGGTGGCGCTCGTCTCGCGCATCCTCGTCGCAGCACGCGAGGCCGATCGTGCGATCGCGAAGGCGTCCAGCCTGCAGCTCATGGCGGCGCTCGCGGACGCGCGCGCGCAGCTCGAGGCGCTCGTGCCATCCGGGTTCGTGTCGGCCACGGGTCTCGAACAGCTGCGGCACCTGCCGCGCTACCTCGAGGCGATCGTCGTGCGCGTGCGCCGCATGCAGGACAATCCGGGCCGCGACCGGCAGCTCACGACGGAGTTCGACCAGGCGCGCGCCGCGTACGAGAAGGCCGGCGGTACCGTGCCGATCGATCCGGAAGCCGAGCCGCGGCTCGTCCGCGTGCGCTGGCTGCTCGAGGAGCTGCGGGTCGGCCTGTTCGCGCAGGAGTTGCGCACCGCCGAGACGGTGTCGGTCAAGCGGATCGTCAAGGCGCTGGCCGACTGA